tgagttTGGTCGGgcaactaaggtcctgcatgccacacagcgcagccaaaaaaaaagggggtggtggtggtaaaaATCCATATATGAATAgttatactgggttggccaaaaagttcattcaagtttttccttaaaatgttacagaaaaagaCGAACTTTATGGCCAACTCAATATCTTAGCCATTTTGAAGCACCAGATTCAGCAATACTAGGTATATTCACATTGCTACACAACCTAAAATCACAGTATTTAATGATGACAACATAGTGCCAGGCCCAGCTTGGGACAGCCTCTGTTCCTCAGTGGTGGTGGAGACAGAAATGTAAACAGGCATGGCATACCAGCGTCTCCAGAGCGGAGGCTGTGAGAGctcagggggctgggggctgggacgGGGGGTGGGGGATGTGTCTTAGGAAGAGGGGGTCCAAGGTGCcctctgaagaaaggaaagatctTCCAGGCTGAGGAACTTGGGTGAGCAAAGTTCTGCAGGACTGAGAGACCCAGGTATGCTCTAGGAACTGCAAGTAATGTTCCTAAAAGCCAGCAAGATGAGTAAGGGGGATGAGATGGGAGAAGTCACAGTCTTAGGCTGAAGGGCCTTGAAGGTCACTGTGAGGACTTTGTCATTGGGGGCTGGCAAGTTTGGGAGAGAAGAGAGCCAAGATCCAAGACTGGAGTTAGACTGACAGGTAGGTGCTGGGCTCAGGtgagagaaggagaagagaaggaaggccTGCAGGGCTCTGGGGCATTTAGAAGGAAGCCTTGCGCTCAGCTGCACCTGAGGGTCAGACTGCAAGCGGGAAGGTGAGAGAAGGTGGATTCCCAAAGGAGATGCCAGCCCTAAGAAGCGGACATGGACCCTCGGGAGCTGGGTTGGGTCCAAGGAAAGAAGCCTGACCGACCAGTCAAAGGATGGAAGCGTGAGGTGAGCCATAGCCTCGGGCCTCAAACTGTGAGGTTTCCCAGCGTGGGGGCCGGGACGCGAGATCGCAAACTAGGGACCGCAGGTGGATCAGATCCCCTTCCCCAGCCCGCTCCTGGGTCATTGCAGTTCTCTAAGCCCCGCCCCACAGGCCCCGCCCCTACGGATATTGATAGGGGAGGCTAGacaccctcccccctcctccgCGGGGGAGGGGCGTGAGGACTGGCgaggtgcggggtgggggggtaggaTGATCCGGCGTCGCCATGGCAACTAGGCCGGTGGTCTGCCCTGTAGACCCGGGAGGGAAGCCAGCAGAGAGCGGCGGAGCGAGGCTCCGCGGGCTGAGCGCGGGGGCTCGGGTCTCCAGGGAGGAGTTGGGAAACACCGGGCTGTTCTCGCTGAGGGTTCCTGGTGGCGCAGGTTGTCCGTGTGTTTGCGAGCGTGAGTCTGCGAAGTTCTCCGGGGTAAGTGTGCCAGCGCGTGTCTGGGTTTGTGCATGACTGTGAGCGTGCGCACGTGGGCACAGGCGTGTGCGCGGGAGTGTCCGTGCAAGATGCGTGTGCCAGCCTGcccgtgagtgtgtgtgcaccCGGGTGCGTTCCTTAAGTGTGCCCGGGCGGGCGCCGGCGGGAgattcccgccccctccccagcctccggccgcccctccccgccccccgccgcccgcGCCGGCTGCCTCCTAGCCTCCACCTcgctcaccccctcctccccgcaCTTTCTCCGGCTCTCCCTCCCGCTCGGCTCAGACTGCCGGACTCGGCGCTCTTCTCTCCGGCCGCCCTGGGAATCGCCGGCCGCCACCGCCCAGCCCGCACCCGCTGGCCCCCCAGTGCTTGGGCACCTGTTGGAGGCGCAAAGATAggtgctgggggctgggctgccgggggagagagggtgagggtgagCGTGTGTGTGTCAGCCTGTGTGTGCCTCCGGGGGGTGTTCGGCTCTCCGGAGGCTGCAGTTGCTGGCTCCGCTGGAGATCCGACCTCAGGAGGAAGCATCTGAGGTGGGGGTCCCCACCTTGGGCCGCAGAGGGTGGGGGACCAGCCAGCAGGCAGACCCTGAGGTTGAATGAAGGGACTGTGGGAAGTGAGAACCTAAGGGGCGGGTGACACCCAGACCAGACCAGTGCCTGGTGCAGAAGGATGGCCAGAGCCTCAGAGAGGGAGAGGCGGGAGCCTACAGGGGCCGCTTGAGGGGTCGGCAGGGCCCAGAGCAGACAGAAGCCCAGAATGAGCGACAGGAGCTGGGACGAGGACAGGGGACAGTCTAGAGGTAGGTGGGCAAGGCTGAGCTGGAGCCAGGACCTCTCTTCCGGGAGTGGCTGCCAGCCTGGCCCCCGGGGGGAGCACAGCTCAGGGTCTGGAGGGCCCAGGCCTCCTGACTGCCCGTCGGCTGGCACAGGCTGCCCTCTCCCTCAGCACCCAGGAAGGGAGGCCAGTGAGGGCCCTCAGACCCCAGCGGTTGCCGCCTGGCCCTCAGCCAGCCGACGGGAGGTTTGAGGACTCAGCCAGCCTGGGGCTcacactctctccctccccaagCTAGGGGTGCTTCATGAGGGGCCGCAGGGGCGACCGCATGGCCATCAACATCCAGGAGCACATGGCCATCAACGTGTGCCCGGGGCCCATCCGGCCCATCCGCCAGATCTCCGACTACTTCCCCCGCCGGGGACCCGGCATCGAAGGGGGTGGCGGGGGCTTCGGAGAGGCCCCTGCTCATCTGGCCCCCTTGGCCCTGGCCCCCCCGGCGGCCCTCCTTGGGGCCACCACGCCCGAGGAGGGAGCTGAGGTGGACAGCTACGACTCGGATGATACCAGTGAGTCTGGGGGCTTGAAGGGCCCAGGGCACTCCTGGGGGCCTCCAGGCTGGTGGGAAGGGCCTGGgctctgctgggggtggggaggcggcgGGCACTGCTCCACAGCTGCAGTCGGAGTGGAGATTACAGCTTCAGCAAGGCTCAATATTCAATATTTCTGCTGAGACACTCAACCACCCACACAGCCCCAGTTGCAGCCCAGCCAGGGACCCAGACGCGCACAGGCTCGCGGGCTGACAGCCGCAGACACGCACACACCTTCACAGCTGGCGCACAACCCGTCTCTCACACACACCTTGTCTTTACGGTGCACTCACTCAGGTgagctcttctctcttcctccagccGCCCTGGGCACGCTGGAGTTTGACCTTCTCTATGACCAGGCTTCCTGCACTCTGCACTGTAGTATCCTCAGGGCTAAGGTGGGTACTCCCTGCCTCCCCCTGCTGGCCTCCTATCCTGAGAGGGGTGGGTTTCCATTCTCCCTTccctcgtgtccgactctgcatcccatggaattctccaggccagcatactagagtagcctttcccttctccactcccttcccttccctaggCCTAATTCCTGCTCCTCCCCTCGAGCCCCTAAGTGTCCATGCtgtagagagacagagaggaagaggggaggtgAGTGGGCACTCTGGGAGCTCACAGCTGTCTTCCCTCTCATCCTCCCCAGGGCCTCAAGCCCATGGATTTCAATGGCCTGGCTGACCCCTATGTCAAGCTGCACCTGCTGCCTGGAGCCTGCAAGGTACTGGCTGGCCTCTTCCCTCCCCTAGTCCCCCCAGCTTGTGGGTTTCCAACcttctctctccagcctctgTGGGTCTGGGGGACACGTACTGTGAATCCTTCATCCCCTCACCTAAGGCCAACAAACTAAAAACTAAGACTCAGAGGAACACGCTGAATCCCGTGTGGAACGAGGACCTGACGTATAGCGGGATCACGGTTGATGACATCACGCACAAGGTGCTCAGGTGAGGGGTCCATCATCCCCGGTCCCGAGCATTCAAGCTCAGCACCTCCTTGGGGACAGCTGTCGTTGGAACCTTCTTTGGTTGGTTGACTCACCTCCCATTAAGCCCTCAGATGCTCCAGAACCCCCTTCAGGGGGTGCTCCCACCCCCTTCAGGAGCAGGCCAAAATGTTTCCCTGACTTTcctgccacccccccccccaaatatctCCTACTGCTCCTCCGAGGACTGCCCTCTCATGAGGGTTCTTCACTCCTGACCTTTGTCTGCTGtccttcttcctgcctcctctctaCGGGCCTGAACCCCACTCATCATCCAAGGCTCTGCCTCCTTTTGCAGTCTTTCCCTGGTCACTGGGATGCCTTCTCAGAGTCCCTGACTCAAGTCAGACCTACGCAGCCCATTGCTGCCCGTGTCTCCCTGACACCTCTAAGGAGTGAGGTCTCAAGGGATAGGAATGGAATGAGGTTCagggaggttaagtgacttgctcaaggtcatgcgGTCACTATGTGGCAGAACTGGGAACTGAACATCCCTACAGGACAGAGCTGCTCCAGAGCATCACAGCTGAAGGCAGGGCAGGGGGCTGCGGAGGGGGCTGGATAGAAGtaaaagcagaatttttttttaagttatttggtTCTGTCAGGTCTCAGTTGCTCTTAgtcgcagcttgtgggatccagttccctgaccagggatggaacccaggccccctgcattgggagcatggagtcttagccactggaccaccagagaagtcccagagcAGTACTTTTTAATTCCTGGGCTCATGAGTATCTCCCAGGCTGGCTCCTGCTCCACAGAGTAAAGGACAAGGGCtctgggggggaggggtgggctcCTGGTCCGACTGCGCAAGGCCCCTCCAGGCCCTTCTGGCTCTGACGTCCTGGTCTCATGACCCATATTCACCAGTGCACAGCCTCTGCACGTTCAGTTGGATCCTGTCCCCAGGCCCTGAATGGAGGCAGctatgtgtgtgtaggggggagGGGACAGTGTTCCCAAGATTCGTGAGGGTTTCCTCAGCAAGCTGAGCAGGTCCTGATGGGCAGGGAAAGCGAGGGGCTGAGGCACAGGCACATCAAAGCATCCTCCTCAAGCTCCAGGCCTGGTGCTGGAGACAGGTGTTTTACAAGTGAGGGgtttggtgactcagacagttaaggatctgcctgtaatgcaggagaccgggttcaacCCttaggttggcaagatcccccggaggaggaaatggcaaccccctccagtgttcttgcctgggaaatcccatggacggaggagcctggagggctacagtccatggagtcgcaaagagtaggacacgactgagcaattaacaacAGAGTACTGAGGGCAAAGCTGGGACCAGTCTCGGGTGCTCAGAATTCAGGTGGGGACCTTTCTCCCACCTTGGAGTGGGGCTCAGGTACCCCAGGGGGCCTTGACCCTGCAGTTCCCCACCAGGATCTCCGTCTGTGATGAAgacaagctgagccacaacgaGTTCATTGGGGAGATCCGAGTACCCCTCCGCCGCCTCAAGCCTTCACAGAAGAAGCATTTTAATATCTGCCTCGAGCGCCAGGTCCCGGTCTGTGTGGGGCAGTGGGGTACCACGGCAAGGGGGCCCAGGGGAGACCAGGTTTCCAGAACTTTCTCTCCACCCCCTCAGCTGGCTTCACCCTCTTCCATGTCTGCGGC
The sequence above is drawn from the Cervus canadensis isolate Bull #8, Minnesota chromosome 32, ASM1932006v1, whole genome shotgun sequence genome and encodes:
- the DOC2A gene encoding double C2-like domain-containing protein alpha isoform X1 gives rise to the protein MRGRRGDRMAINIQEHMAINVCPGPIRPIRQISDYFPRRGPGIEGGGGGFGEAPAHLAPLALAPPAALLGATTPEEGAEVDSYDSDDTTALGTLEFDLLYDQASCTLHCSILRAKGLKPMDFNGLADPYVKLHLLPGACKANKLKTKTQRNTLNPVWNEDLTYSGITVDDITHKVLRISVCDEDKLSHNEFIGEIRVPLRRLKPSQKKHFNICLERQVPVCVGQWGTTARGPRGDQVSRTFSPPPQLASPSSMSAALRGISCYLKELEQAEQGPGLLEERGRILLSLSYSSRRRGLLVGIVRCAHLAAMDVNGYSDPYVKTYLRPDVDKKSKHKTCVKKKTLNPEFNEEFFYDMELSTLATKTLEVTVWDYDIGKSNDFIGGVSLGSGARGEARRHWSDCLQQPDAALERWHTLTSQLPPAAGALPSA
- the DOC2A gene encoding double C2-like domain-containing protein alpha isoform X3 is translated as MSDRSWDEDRGQSRAALGTLEFDLLYDQASCTLHCSILRAKGLKPMDFNGLADPYVKLHLLPGACKANKLKTKTQRNTLNPVWNEDLTYSGITVDDITHKVLRISVCDEDKLSHNEFIGEIRVPLRRLKPSQKKHFNICLERQVPVCVGQWGTTARGPRGDQVSRTFSPPPQLASPSSMSAALRGISCYLKELEQAEQGPGLLEERGRILLSLSYSSRRRGLLVGIVRCAHLAAMDVNGYSDPYVKTYLRPDVDKKSKHKTCVKKKTLNPEFNEEFFYDMELSTLATKTLEVTVWDYDIGKSNDFIGGVSLGSGARGEARRHWSDCLQQPDAALERWHTLTSQLPPAAGALPSA
- the DOC2A gene encoding double C2-like domain-containing protein alpha isoform X2, with the translated sequence MRGRRGDRMAINIQEHMAINVCPGPIRPIRQISDYFPRRGPGIEGGGGGFGEAPAHLAPLALAPPAALLGATTPEEGAEVDSYDSDDTTALGTLEFDLLYDQASCTLHCSILRAKGLKPMDFNGLADPYVKLHLLPGACKANKLKTKTQRNTLNPVWNEDLTYSGITVDDITHKVLRISVCDEDKLSHNEFIGEIRVPLRRLKPSQKKHFNICLERQVPLASPSSMSAALRGISCYLKELEQAEQGPGLLEERGRILLSLSYSSRRRGLLVGIVRCAHLAAMDVNGYSDPYVKTYLRPDVDKKSKHKTCVKKKTLNPEFNEEFFYDMELSTLATKTLEVTVWDYDIGKSNDFIGGVSLGSGARGEARRHWSDCLQQPDAALERWHTLTSQLPPAAGALPSA